The following proteins come from a genomic window of Bradysia coprophila strain Holo2 unplaced genomic scaffold, BU_Bcop_v1 contig_138, whole genome shotgun sequence:
- the LOC119073757 gene encoding glucose dehydrogenase [FAD, quinone]-like isoform X1, producing MALQTGYFQYFFSCILYASVFLVGPLIFLHVRLDRLGDQIKESIYDHENTFDFIVVGAGSTGSVVANRLSEKYKVLLLEAGGEPYFGTFTPNNALFMLTQPEVQWNFQTVPQKHACLAMNNQACNWHRGIGLGGSSNLNYMMYARGHPEDYNNWAKITGDNRWRYENVLPYFKKSENFECQDELDEETSVYHAKNGPLTVRYADYKGLADYVLKAAKEYGFPEIDYNAQFPQGFAVIQNTFQSNGFRMGTNQAFLNPIRGTRENLTIHKFSLAHKVLFEEGTKKVIGVEYSRHGKTKVAYAKKEVVISAGAINSPKILMQSGIGPKKHLQSLNIDVKLDLPGVGQNLQDHIGAFVGPFVMNDTVSYHPDRDLTLSMFLNFWLRGKGVLNTVGSDASGFISSQRAVQLGEKHWPDIQHITTNYAASDTLIKNFEKAFNYKPNVLPKYYEKARGKDSFHVLSILNRPVTRGEILLKSADPTEHPLIDPKYYDDESDLKTFAESIKFIVNFIENSKTFQAFDARLLETPFPGCEKHAIKSDAYYECYARQFTQSIWHYSGTCAMGATGDKDAVLNSELQVIGVENLRVMDASVMPEVVSANTNAACIMIGELGADLIKEKHGNKNDEKDSDMPDREEL from the exons ATGGCTCTTCAAACCGGCTATTTTCAGTATTTCTTTTCGTGCATACTTTACGCCTCAGTCTTTTTGGTTGGACCACTAATTTTTTTGCATGTGAGACTGGATCGTTTGGGAGATCAAATTAAGGAATCCATTTACGACCATGAAAATACGTTTGACTTCATTGTtg TTGGAGCAGGATCCACGGGTTCCGTTGTCGCCAATCGATTGTCAGAAAAGTATAAAGTGTTATTGTTGGAGGCTGGAGGAGAGCCGTACTTTGGAACGTTTACACCTAACAATGCACTATTCATGTTGACTCAACCAGAAGTTCAATGGAATTTCCAAACTGTTCCGCAAAAACATGCATGTTTGGCGATGAACAATCAG GCGTGCAATTGGCACAGAGGAATTGGTTTGG GTGGAAGCAGCAATTTGAATTATATGATGTACGCTCGGGGACATCCAGAGGACTATAATAATTGGGCTAAAATAACGGGAGACAATCGCTGGCGATACGAAAACGTTTTGCCATATTTCAAGAAATCTGAGAATTTTGAATGCCAAGACGAACTGGATGAGGAGACTAGTGTGTATCACGCGAAGAATGGACCTTTAACCGTGAGATATGCGGACTATAAAGGCTTGGCGGATTATGTCCTGAAAGCAGCCAAGGAATACGGATTTCCAGAGATCGATTACAATGCACAGTTTCCACAAG GTTTTGCTGTGATTCAGAACACTTTTCAAAGCAATGGTTTTAGGATGGGGACTAATCAGGCGTTCCTAAATCCAATTAGAGGCACTCGAGAAAACCTAACGATTCACAAGTTTTCTTTGGCTCATAAG GTTTTGTTCGAAGAAGGAACGAAGAAGGTCATTGGAGTGGAATACAGTAGGCACGGAAAGACGAAAGTCGCTTATGCAAAGAAGGAAGTGGTCATTAGTGCAG GAGCTATCAATTCACCAAAAATCTTGATGCAATCTGGTATTGGCCCCAAGAAACATTTGCAGTCTCTGAAC ATCGATGTCAAATTGGATTTACCTGGAGTGGGACAAAATCTACAAGATCATATCGGCGCATTTGTTGGCCCATTTGTAATGAATGACACCGTATCATATCATCCAGACAGAGATCTAACACTGTCGATGTTCCTGAACTTTTGGTTAAGAGGAAAAGGAGTTCTGAACACAGTTGGTAGTGACGCTTCTGGATTTATTTCATCACAGCGTGCTGTTCAGTTAGGTGAAAAACATTGGCCGGATATTCAACATATCACCACTAATTATGCCGCCAGTGACACTCTTATCAAAAACTTTGAGAAAGCATTCAACTACAAGCCCAACGTCCTTCCAAAATACTACGAAAAGGCGAGGGGAAAGGATTCATTTCATGTCCTTTCAATCCTTAACAGACCAGTTACAAGAGGAGAGATTCTATTGAAGAGCGCCGACCCGACAGAACATCCGCTGATTGACCCCAAATATTATGACGATGAGTCTGACTTGAAGACGTTTGCAGAAA GCATAAAATTCAtcgtaaattttattgaaaattcaaaaacgttCCAAGCATTCGATGCACGTCTGCTCGAAACACCATTTCCCGGTTGTGAGAAGCACGCAATAAAATCAGATGcttattatgaatgttatGCACGCCAATTCACCCAAAGCATATGGCATTATTCGGGAACATGTGCGATGGGAGCGACAGGTGATAAAGATGCGGTATTGAATTCAGAATTACAAGTCATTGGAGTGGAGAACCTTAGAGTTATGGATGCATCGGTTATGCCAGAAG TTGTTTCGGCTAATACGAACGCAGCATGCATTATGATCGGTGAGCTAGGAGCGGACCTCATCAAAGAGAAACACGGAAATAAAAACGACGAAAAAGATAGTGATATGCCCGATCGTGAAGAACTTTAG
- the LOC119073757 gene encoding glucose dehydrogenase [FAD, quinone]-like isoform X2 — protein MLTQPEVQWNFQTVPQKHACLAMNNQACNWHRGIGLGGSSNLNYMMYARGHPEDYNNWAKITGDNRWRYENVLPYFKKSENFECQDELDEETSVYHAKNGPLTVRYADYKGLADYVLKAAKEYGFPEIDYNAQFPQGFAVIQNTFQSNGFRMGTNQAFLNPIRGTRENLTIHKFSLAHKVLFEEGTKKVIGVEYSRHGKTKVAYAKKEVVISAGAINSPKILMQSGIGPKKHLQSLNIDVKLDLPGVGQNLQDHIGAFVGPFVMNDTVSYHPDRDLTLSMFLNFWLRGKGVLNTVGSDASGFISSQRAVQLGEKHWPDIQHITTNYAASDTLIKNFEKAFNYKPNVLPKYYEKARGKDSFHVLSILNRPVTRGEILLKSADPTEHPLIDPKYYDDESDLKTFAESIKFIVNFIENSKTFQAFDARLLETPFPGCEKHAIKSDAYYECYARQFTQSIWHYSGTCAMGATGDKDAVLNSELQVIGVENLRVMDASVMPEVVSANTNAACIMIGELGADLIKEKHGNKNDEKDSDMPDREEL, from the exons ATGTTGACTCAACCAGAAGTTCAATGGAATTTCCAAACTGTTCCGCAAAAACATGCATGTTTGGCGATGAACAATCAG GCGTGCAATTGGCACAGAGGAATTGGTTTGG GTGGAAGCAGCAATTTGAATTATATGATGTACGCTCGGGGACATCCAGAGGACTATAATAATTGGGCTAAAATAACGGGAGACAATCGCTGGCGATACGAAAACGTTTTGCCATATTTCAAGAAATCTGAGAATTTTGAATGCCAAGACGAACTGGATGAGGAGACTAGTGTGTATCACGCGAAGAATGGACCTTTAACCGTGAGATATGCGGACTATAAAGGCTTGGCGGATTATGTCCTGAAAGCAGCCAAGGAATACGGATTTCCAGAGATCGATTACAATGCACAGTTTCCACAAG GTTTTGCTGTGATTCAGAACACTTTTCAAAGCAATGGTTTTAGGATGGGGACTAATCAGGCGTTCCTAAATCCAATTAGAGGCACTCGAGAAAACCTAACGATTCACAAGTTTTCTTTGGCTCATAAG GTTTTGTTCGAAGAAGGAACGAAGAAGGTCATTGGAGTGGAATACAGTAGGCACGGAAAGACGAAAGTCGCTTATGCAAAGAAGGAAGTGGTCATTAGTGCAG GAGCTATCAATTCACCAAAAATCTTGATGCAATCTGGTATTGGCCCCAAGAAACATTTGCAGTCTCTGAAC ATCGATGTCAAATTGGATTTACCTGGAGTGGGACAAAATCTACAAGATCATATCGGCGCATTTGTTGGCCCATTTGTAATGAATGACACCGTATCATATCATCCAGACAGAGATCTAACACTGTCGATGTTCCTGAACTTTTGGTTAAGAGGAAAAGGAGTTCTGAACACAGTTGGTAGTGACGCTTCTGGATTTATTTCATCACAGCGTGCTGTTCAGTTAGGTGAAAAACATTGGCCGGATATTCAACATATCACCACTAATTATGCCGCCAGTGACACTCTTATCAAAAACTTTGAGAAAGCATTCAACTACAAGCCCAACGTCCTTCCAAAATACTACGAAAAGGCGAGGGGAAAGGATTCATTTCATGTCCTTTCAATCCTTAACAGACCAGTTACAAGAGGAGAGATTCTATTGAAGAGCGCCGACCCGACAGAACATCCGCTGATTGACCCCAAATATTATGACGATGAGTCTGACTTGAAGACGTTTGCAGAAA GCATAAAATTCAtcgtaaattttattgaaaattcaaaaacgttCCAAGCATTCGATGCACGTCTGCTCGAAACACCATTTCCCGGTTGTGAGAAGCACGCAATAAAATCAGATGcttattatgaatgttatGCACGCCAATTCACCCAAAGCATATGGCATTATTCGGGAACATGTGCGATGGGAGCGACAGGTGATAAAGATGCGGTATTGAATTCAGAATTACAAGTCATTGGAGTGGAGAACCTTAGAGTTATGGATGCATCGGTTATGCCAGAAG TTGTTTCGGCTAATACGAACGCAGCATGCATTATGATCGGTGAGCTAGGAGCGGACCTCATCAAAGAGAAACACGGAAATAAAAACGACGAAAAAGATAGTGATATGCCCGATCGTGAAGAACTTTAG